Proteins co-encoded in one Juglans regia cultivar Chandler chromosome 16, Walnut 2.0, whole genome shotgun sequence genomic window:
- the LOC109003138 gene encoding cyclin-dependent kinase G-2-like isoform X3 → MAAGRHGGYRENEFRDRESNIQLSRRDFVKAKEGYDRIRSSNANLGMERDRVQDIRDRGRVRQKDIKEREVMNGGYRSASSRSDSGSSGGGVGGPKRRGFMTRAIDKEPGELSSESDDAFDSESQMKDPNDLQVIDNGVLLPPLGRKRKFSPIIWDRDDKEVNNSSRSRVSVKVKAPPPPFSPEAYSQSPNAVPDGGAHISPSKNSKDENLLQSSSPINPPVAPGSGGHAVSKSPVGFSPVLPSQQWGDNLEEVQLEDDYIPARNISSSRWADAKSSLVDEAEIIYDEEIHKRRKKMPLSGSLDVRVCNKSLSPELGEIRREGFERSRVKSFESDELVTHGRSLNRDYYAGNDPEKDDLMEIADEHEKNYSSASQLSTDSGDEDDSRGTPEPTPTAPPQRSVNMLQGCRSVDEFERLNRIDEGTYGVVYRARDKKSGDIVALKKVKMEKEKEGFPLTSLREINILLSLHHPSIIDVKEVVMGSNLDSIFMVMEYMEHDLKGLMETMKQPFSQSEVKCLMLQLLEGVKYLHDNWVLHRDLKASNLLLNNQGELKVCDFGLARQYGSPLKPYTHLVVTLWYRAPELLLGAKQYSTAIDMWSLGCIMAEFLSKEPLFNGKTEFDQLDKIFRILGTPNETIWPGFSKLPGVKVNFVKHQLPALGIIYCGRNSLLHHSLDLRFSLILDLTC, encoded by the exons ATGGCGGCTGGAAGGCATGGGGGTTATCGCGAAAACGAGTTCAGGGACCGCGAGTCCAACATTCAATTGTCAAGGAGGGATTTTGTTAAAGCCAAGGAAGGGTATGATCGAATTAGGAGTAGTAATGCTAATCTTGGCATGGAAAGGGACCGAGTTCAGGATATAAGAGATAGGGGTAGGGTTAGGCAGAAGGATATTAAAGAAAGGGAGGTGATGAATGGCGGGTATCGATCAGCTTCGAGTAGGAGTGATTCGGGCAGTAGTGGTGGTGGCGTTGGTGGGCCCAAGCGACGTGGGTTTATGACTAGGGCCATTGATAAGGAACCGGGTGAGTTGTCGAGTGAGTCTGATGACGCTTTTGACTCTGAATCACAGATGAAGGATCCCAATGATTTGCAGGTGATCGATAATGGGGTCCTGTTGCCGCCTCTAGGAAGGAAGAGGAAGTTTTCCCCTATAATTTGGGATAGAGATGACAAAGAAGTCAATAACTCGTCGAGAAGTAGGGTGTCTGTGAAAGTTAAGGCTCCTCCTCCCCCTTTTTCACCGGAGGCATACAGTCAGTCACCAAATGCTGTTCCAGATGGGGGTGCACATATATCTCCTAGTAAGAATAGTAAAGACGAGAATTTGCTGCAATCTTCATCACCAATAAACCCTCCTGTGGCACCTGGGTCTGGGGGTCATGCAGTGTCCAAGTCTCCTGTAGGATTTTCTCCTGTGTTGCCAAGCCAGCAGTGGGGTGATAATCTGGAAGAAGTGCAGCTAGAAGATGATTATATTCCAGCCCGGAACATATCATCTTCAAGATGGGCAGATGCAAAGAGCTCTCTCGTTGATGAAGctgaaattatatatgatgaagaaattcataaaaggagaaagaaaatgcCTCTTTCCGGGTCATTGGACGTCAGAGTTTGCAACAAGTCGTTGAGTCCAGAGCTGGGGGAGATCAGGAGAGAAGGCTTTGAAAGATCTCGAGTTAAATCATTTGAATCTGATGAACTTGTCACCCATGGAAGGTCTTTGAATCGGGATTATTATGCTGGCAATGATCCAGAGAAGGATGACTTAATGGAAATTGCAGATGAACacgaaaaaaattatagtagtGCTAGCCAGTTAAGTACAGATTCAGGAGATGAAGATGATTCTCGTGGGACACCAGAACCTACACCTACAGCTCCTCCACAAAGAAGTGTAAACATGCTTCAAGGGTGTAGAAGCGTTGATGAGTTTGAGAGACTTAATAGAATTGATGAGGGCACTTACGGTGTTGTATATAGAGCTAGGGATAAGAAGAGTGGGGACATTGTTGCATTGAAAAAGGtgaaaatggaaaaggaaaaagaaggttTTCCATTGACTTCTCTGAGGGAAATAAACATTCTTCTTTCTCTCCATCACCCATCGATTATAGATGTTAAAGAAGTAGTGATGGGGAGTAACCTCGATAGTATATTTATGGTGATGGAGTACATGGAGCATGATCTCAAAGGACTTATGGAGACAATGAAACAGCCATTTAGTCAGAGTGAAGTTAAATGCCTAATGCTCCAGCTTTTGGAGGGTGTTAAGTATCTTCATGATAACTGGGTGCTTCATCGGGATTTGAAGGCATCAAATCTGCTTTTGAATAACCAGGGTGAGTTGAAGGTTTGTGACTTTGGGTTGGCTCGTCAATATGGGAGTCCATTGAAACCGTATACTCATTTGGTGGTTACCCTTTGGTACAG GGCACCTGAACTTCTGTTGGGAGCAAAACAGTATTCCACAGCAATCGACATGTGGTCGTTGGGTTGCATCATGGCTGAATTCTTATCTAAAGAGCCATTGTTCAATGGGAAAACTGAGTTCGATCAACTTGACAAG ATTTTTAGGATTCTTGGGACACCAAATGAGACGATTTGGCCTGGATTTTCCAAGCTCCCTGGGGTCAAGGTCAACTTTGTCAAGCATCA GCTTCCAGCTTTAG GTATAATCTATTGCGGAAGAAATTCCCTGCTACATCATTCACTGGATCTCCGGTTCTCTCTGATTCTGGATTTGACTTGTTGA
- the LOC109003139 gene encoding NADH dehydrogenase [ubiquinone] flavoprotein 1, mitochondrial isoform X1: protein MFQSIKASRLRRFPVYSGIYRTSVRCSSGLMEAPIKGILSLRRTALAWHQSDVRSLGFRTFSTQGATTANTSQPPPPPPPPEKTHFGGLKDEDRIFTNLYGLHDPFLKGAMKRGDWYRTKDLVLKGADWIVNEMKKSGLRGRGGAGFPSGLKWSFMPKVSDGRPSYLVVNADESEPGTCKDREIMRHDPHKLLEGCLIAGVGMRASAAYIYIRGEYVNERINLERARKEAYEAGLLGKNACGSGYDFDLHIHYGAGAYICGEETALLESLEGKQGKPRLKPPFPANAGLYGCPTTVTNVETVAVSPTILRRGPEWFASFGRKNNSGTKLYCISGHVNKPCTVEEEMSIPLKELIERHCGGVRGGWDNLLAVIPGGSSVPLIPKHICDDVLMDYDALKAVQSGLGTAAVIVMDKSTDVVDAIARLSYFYKHESCGQCTPCREGTGWLWMIMERLKVGNAKLEEIDMLQEVTKQIEGHTICALGDAAAWPVQGLIRHFRPELERRIREHADRELLEAAA, encoded by the exons ATGTTTCAGAG TATCAAAGCAAGCAGGTTGAGGAGGTTTCCTGTGTACTCTGGAATCTATAGAACTTCAGTTAGGTGTTCTTCTGGCTTAATGGAG GCACCCATCAAGGGCATTCTTTCTCTGCGAAGGACAGCTTTGGCTTGGCATCAGAGCGATGTGAGGAGCCTAGGCTTTAGGACATTCAGCACTCAGGGTGCAACAACTGCTAATACTTCACAGCCTCCACCACCTCCCCCACCTCCAGAGAAAACCCATTTTGGtggtttgaaggatgaagaCCGGATTTTCACTAACTTATATGGGTTGCATGACCCTTTTCTAAAAGGTGCCATGAAACGAGGTGACTGGTACAGAACCAAAGACTTAGTTCTCAAGGGTGCTGATTGGATTGTTAATGAGATGAAGAAGTCTGGCCTCCGTGGACGTGGTGGTGCTGGTTTTCCATCTGGCCTTAAGTGGTCTTTCATGCCAAAAGTATCTGATGGCCGACCTTCCTATTTAGTTGTCAATGCCGATGAAAGTGAACCTGGTACCTGTAAAGACAGGGAAATCATGCGTCATGATCCACACAAACTATTGGAGGGTTGCCTTATTGCTGGGGTAGGGATGAGGGCTAGTGCTGCTTATATCTATATCAGAGGTGAATACGTGAATGAACGAATAAACCTTGAAAGGGCCAGAAAGGAAGCCTATGAAGCTGGATTATTGGGCAAGAATGCATGTGGATCTGGTTATGATTTTGATCTTCATATCCACTATGGGGCCGGTGCTTATATTTGTGGTGAAGAAACGGCACTTTTGGAGAGTCTTGAAGGAAAACAAGGGAAGCCAAGATTGAAGCCACCTTTCCCAGCTAATGCTGGGTTATATGGCTGCCCTACCACTGTGACAAATGTGGAAACAGTGGCTGTTTCTCCTACCATTTTAAGGCGTGGCCCCGAGTGGTTTGCCAGTTTTGGTAGGAAGAATAATTCGGGGACAAAATTGTATTGCATATCTGGACACGTGAACAAGCCTTGCACTGTTGAAGAGGAGATGAGTATACCATTGAAAGAGTTGATAGAAAGGCACTGTGGAGGTGTTAGAGGTGGATGGGACAATTTACTTGCTGTAATTCCAGGTGGTTCATCTGTGCCACTGATTCCCAAGCACATATGTGATGACGTGCTGATGGATTATGATGCACTCAAGGCTGTCCAGTCAGGACTTGGGACTGCAGCTGTGATTGTGATGGATAAATCAACTGATGTTGTGGATGCAATTGCAAGGCTTTCTTATTTCTACAAGCATGAGAGCTGTGGGCAATGCACACCTTGCAGGGAGGGGACAGGATGGCTTTGGATGATTATGGAAAGATTGAAGGTTGGGAATGCCAAACTGGAAGAAATTGACATGCTTCAGGAGGTGACCAAACAGATTGAAGGGCACACTATCTGTGCATTGGGAGATGCTGCTGCTTGGCCTGTGCAGGGTCTAATTAGGCATTTTAGGCCAGAGCTTGAGAGAAGGATCAGGGAGCATGCAGATAGGGAGCTGCTGGAGGCTGCTGCTTAA
- the LOC109003139 gene encoding NADH dehydrogenase [ubiquinone] flavoprotein 1, mitochondrial isoform X2, protein MAPIKGILSLRRTALAWHQSDVRSLGFRTFSTQGATTANTSQPPPPPPPPEKTHFGGLKDEDRIFTNLYGLHDPFLKGAMKRGDWYRTKDLVLKGADWIVNEMKKSGLRGRGGAGFPSGLKWSFMPKVSDGRPSYLVVNADESEPGTCKDREIMRHDPHKLLEGCLIAGVGMRASAAYIYIRGEYVNERINLERARKEAYEAGLLGKNACGSGYDFDLHIHYGAGAYICGEETALLESLEGKQGKPRLKPPFPANAGLYGCPTTVTNVETVAVSPTILRRGPEWFASFGRKNNSGTKLYCISGHVNKPCTVEEEMSIPLKELIERHCGGVRGGWDNLLAVIPGGSSVPLIPKHICDDVLMDYDALKAVQSGLGTAAVIVMDKSTDVVDAIARLSYFYKHESCGQCTPCREGTGWLWMIMERLKVGNAKLEEIDMLQEVTKQIEGHTICALGDAAAWPVQGLIRHFRPELERRIREHADRELLEAAA, encoded by the exons ATG GCACCCATCAAGGGCATTCTTTCTCTGCGAAGGACAGCTTTGGCTTGGCATCAGAGCGATGTGAGGAGCCTAGGCTTTAGGACATTCAGCACTCAGGGTGCAACAACTGCTAATACTTCACAGCCTCCACCACCTCCCCCACCTCCAGAGAAAACCCATTTTGGtggtttgaaggatgaagaCCGGATTTTCACTAACTTATATGGGTTGCATGACCCTTTTCTAAAAGGTGCCATGAAACGAGGTGACTGGTACAGAACCAAAGACTTAGTTCTCAAGGGTGCTGATTGGATTGTTAATGAGATGAAGAAGTCTGGCCTCCGTGGACGTGGTGGTGCTGGTTTTCCATCTGGCCTTAAGTGGTCTTTCATGCCAAAAGTATCTGATGGCCGACCTTCCTATTTAGTTGTCAATGCCGATGAAAGTGAACCTGGTACCTGTAAAGACAGGGAAATCATGCGTCATGATCCACACAAACTATTGGAGGGTTGCCTTATTGCTGGGGTAGGGATGAGGGCTAGTGCTGCTTATATCTATATCAGAGGTGAATACGTGAATGAACGAATAAACCTTGAAAGGGCCAGAAAGGAAGCCTATGAAGCTGGATTATTGGGCAAGAATGCATGTGGATCTGGTTATGATTTTGATCTTCATATCCACTATGGGGCCGGTGCTTATATTTGTGGTGAAGAAACGGCACTTTTGGAGAGTCTTGAAGGAAAACAAGGGAAGCCAAGATTGAAGCCACCTTTCCCAGCTAATGCTGGGTTATATGGCTGCCCTACCACTGTGACAAATGTGGAAACAGTGGCTGTTTCTCCTACCATTTTAAGGCGTGGCCCCGAGTGGTTTGCCAGTTTTGGTAGGAAGAATAATTCGGGGACAAAATTGTATTGCATATCTGGACACGTGAACAAGCCTTGCACTGTTGAAGAGGAGATGAGTATACCATTGAAAGAGTTGATAGAAAGGCACTGTGGAGGTGTTAGAGGTGGATGGGACAATTTACTTGCTGTAATTCCAGGTGGTTCATCTGTGCCACTGATTCCCAAGCACATATGTGATGACGTGCTGATGGATTATGATGCACTCAAGGCTGTCCAGTCAGGACTTGGGACTGCAGCTGTGATTGTGATGGATAAATCAACTGATGTTGTGGATGCAATTGCAAGGCTTTCTTATTTCTACAAGCATGAGAGCTGTGGGCAATGCACACCTTGCAGGGAGGGGACAGGATGGCTTTGGATGATTATGGAAAGATTGAAGGTTGGGAATGCCAAACTGGAAGAAATTGACATGCTTCAGGAGGTGACCAAACAGATTGAAGGGCACACTATCTGTGCATTGGGAGATGCTGCTGCTTGGCCTGTGCAGGGTCTAATTAGGCATTTTAGGCCAGAGCTTGAGAGAAGGATCAGGGAGCATGCAGATAGGGAGCTGCTGGAGGCTGCTGCTTAA
- the LOC109003138 gene encoding cyclin-dependent kinase G-2-like isoform X1, translated as MAAGRHGGYRENEFRDRESNIQLSRRDFVKAKEGYDRIRSSNANLGMERDRVQDIRDRGRVRQKDIKEREVMNGGYRSASSRSDSGSSGGGVGGPKRRGFMTRAIDKEPGELSSESDDAFDSESQMKDPNDLQVIDNGVLLPPLGRKRKFSPIIWDRDDKEVNNSSRSRVSVKVKAPPPPFSPEAYSQSPNAVPDGGAHISPSKNSKDENLLQSSSPINPPVAPGSGGHAVSKSPVGFSPVLPSQQWGDNLEEVQLEDDYIPARNISSSRWADAKSSLVDEAEIIYDEEIHKRRKKMPLSGSLDVRVCNKSLSPELGEIRREGFERSRVKSFESDELVTHGRSLNRDYYAGNDPEKDDLMEIADEHEKNYSSASQLSTDSGDEDDSRGTPEPTPTAPPQRSVNMLQGCRSVDEFERLNRIDEGTYGVVYRARDKKSGDIVALKKVKMEKEKEGFPLTSLREINILLSLHHPSIIDVKEVVMGSNLDSIFMVMEYMEHDLKGLMETMKQPFSQSEVKCLMLQLLEGVKYLHDNWVLHRDLKASNLLLNNQGELKVCDFGLARQYGSPLKPYTHLVVTLWYRAPELLLGAKQYSTAIDMWSLGCIMAEFLSKEPLFNGKTEFDQLDKIFRILGTPNETIWPGFSKLPGVKVNFVKHQYNLLRKKFPATSFTGSPVLSDSGFDLLNKLLTYDPERRITAEAALNHEWFHEVPLPKSKEFMPTFPAQHAQDRRTRRIVKSPNPLEEQRIKELLQSHLGTGGVLG; from the exons ATGGCGGCTGGAAGGCATGGGGGTTATCGCGAAAACGAGTTCAGGGACCGCGAGTCCAACATTCAATTGTCAAGGAGGGATTTTGTTAAAGCCAAGGAAGGGTATGATCGAATTAGGAGTAGTAATGCTAATCTTGGCATGGAAAGGGACCGAGTTCAGGATATAAGAGATAGGGGTAGGGTTAGGCAGAAGGATATTAAAGAAAGGGAGGTGATGAATGGCGGGTATCGATCAGCTTCGAGTAGGAGTGATTCGGGCAGTAGTGGTGGTGGCGTTGGTGGGCCCAAGCGACGTGGGTTTATGACTAGGGCCATTGATAAGGAACCGGGTGAGTTGTCGAGTGAGTCTGATGACGCTTTTGACTCTGAATCACAGATGAAGGATCCCAATGATTTGCAGGTGATCGATAATGGGGTCCTGTTGCCGCCTCTAGGAAGGAAGAGGAAGTTTTCCCCTATAATTTGGGATAGAGATGACAAAGAAGTCAATAACTCGTCGAGAAGTAGGGTGTCTGTGAAAGTTAAGGCTCCTCCTCCCCCTTTTTCACCGGAGGCATACAGTCAGTCACCAAATGCTGTTCCAGATGGGGGTGCACATATATCTCCTAGTAAGAATAGTAAAGACGAGAATTTGCTGCAATCTTCATCACCAATAAACCCTCCTGTGGCACCTGGGTCTGGGGGTCATGCAGTGTCCAAGTCTCCTGTAGGATTTTCTCCTGTGTTGCCAAGCCAGCAGTGGGGTGATAATCTGGAAGAAGTGCAGCTAGAAGATGATTATATTCCAGCCCGGAACATATCATCTTCAAGATGGGCAGATGCAAAGAGCTCTCTCGTTGATGAAGctgaaattatatatgatgaagaaattcataaaaggagaaagaaaatgcCTCTTTCCGGGTCATTGGACGTCAGAGTTTGCAACAAGTCGTTGAGTCCAGAGCTGGGGGAGATCAGGAGAGAAGGCTTTGAAAGATCTCGAGTTAAATCATTTGAATCTGATGAACTTGTCACCCATGGAAGGTCTTTGAATCGGGATTATTATGCTGGCAATGATCCAGAGAAGGATGACTTAATGGAAATTGCAGATGAACacgaaaaaaattatagtagtGCTAGCCAGTTAAGTACAGATTCAGGAGATGAAGATGATTCTCGTGGGACACCAGAACCTACACCTACAGCTCCTCCACAAAGAAGTGTAAACATGCTTCAAGGGTGTAGAAGCGTTGATGAGTTTGAGAGACTTAATAGAATTGATGAGGGCACTTACGGTGTTGTATATAGAGCTAGGGATAAGAAGAGTGGGGACATTGTTGCATTGAAAAAGGtgaaaatggaaaaggaaaaagaaggttTTCCATTGACTTCTCTGAGGGAAATAAACATTCTTCTTTCTCTCCATCACCCATCGATTATAGATGTTAAAGAAGTAGTGATGGGGAGTAACCTCGATAGTATATTTATGGTGATGGAGTACATGGAGCATGATCTCAAAGGACTTATGGAGACAATGAAACAGCCATTTAGTCAGAGTGAAGTTAAATGCCTAATGCTCCAGCTTTTGGAGGGTGTTAAGTATCTTCATGATAACTGGGTGCTTCATCGGGATTTGAAGGCATCAAATCTGCTTTTGAATAACCAGGGTGAGTTGAAGGTTTGTGACTTTGGGTTGGCTCGTCAATATGGGAGTCCATTGAAACCGTATACTCATTTGGTGGTTACCCTTTGGTACAG GGCACCTGAACTTCTGTTGGGAGCAAAACAGTATTCCACAGCAATCGACATGTGGTCGTTGGGTTGCATCATGGCTGAATTCTTATCTAAAGAGCCATTGTTCAATGGGAAAACTGAGTTCGATCAACTTGACAAG ATTTTTAGGATTCTTGGGACACCAAATGAGACGATTTGGCCTGGATTTTCCAAGCTCCCTGGGGTCAAGGTCAACTTTGTCAAGCATCA GTATAATCTATTGCGGAAGAAATTCCCTGCTACATCATTCACTGGATCTCCGGTTCTCTCTGATTCTGGATTTGACTTGTTGAACAAACTTCTAACTTATGACCCTGAGAGG CGAATTACAGCTGAGGCTGCTCTTAATCATGAATGGTTCCATGAGGTTCCTCTTCCCAAATCCAAAGAGTTCATGCCTACTTTTCCTGCTCAGCATGCTCAAGACAG GCGTACACGGAGAATAGTGAAGAGTCCCAATCCTTTGGAAGAGCAGCGTATAAAGGAGTTGCTGCAGAGTCATTTAGGGACCGGAGGTGTGCTTGGCTAA
- the LOC109003137 gene encoding mediator of RNA polymerase II transcription subunit 7a: MATATYPPPPPYYRLYRDYLQNPKSAPEPPPPIEGTYICFGGNYTTDDVIPNLEEQGVRQLYPKGPNIDFKKELRSLNRELQLHILELADVLVERPSQYARRVEEISLIFKNIHHLLNSLRPHQARATLIHILELQIQRRKQAVEDIKRRREEAQKLLKESLATLDGH; the protein is encoded by the exons ATGGCTACGGCTACATACCCGCCACCACCACCGTACTACAGACTTTACAGAGATTACTTACAGAACCCAAAATCAGCTCCTGAGCCTCCCCCACCTATTGAAGGGACCTACATTTGTTTTGGTGGCAACTACACG ACTGATGATGTGATTCCGAACTTGGAAGAGCAGGGAGTGCGCCAGCTATACCCAAAAGGACCAAATATTG ATTTTAAGAAGGAACTGAGGTCACTTAACAGAGAGTTGCAGCTGCATATTTTGGAGCTTGCAGATGTTCTTGTTGAGAGACCATCACAATATGCAAGGAGAGTGGAGGAAATATCCCTTATATTTAAGAACATACACCACCTTCTCAATTCATTGCGTCCCCATCAg GCTCGAGCGACATTAATTCACATTCTAGAACTCCAAATACAACGCCGCAAACAAGCTGTTGAGGATATAAAGAG GAGAAGAGAGGAGGCCCAGAAACTTCTCAAGGAATCCCTTGCAACCTTGGACGGACACTAG
- the LOC109003138 gene encoding cyclin-dependent kinase G-2-like isoform X2 has translation MAAGRHGGYRENEFRDRESNIQLSRRDFVKAKEGYDRIRSSNANLGMERDRVQDIRDRGRVRQKDIKEREVMNGGYRSASSRSDSGSSGGGVGGPKRRGFMTRAIDKEPGELSSESDDAFDSESQMKDPNDLQVIDNGVLLPPLGRKRKFSPIIWDRDDKEVNNSSRSRVSVKVKAPPPPFSPEAYSQSPNAVPDGGAHISPSKNSKDENLLQSSSPINPPVAPGSGGHAVSKSPVGFSPVLPSQQWGDNLEEVQLEDDYIPARNISSSRWADAKSSLVDEAEIIYDEEIHKRRKKMPLSGSLDVRVCNKSLSPELGEIRREGFERSRVKSFESDELVTHGRSLNRDYYAGNDPEKDDLMEIADEHEKNYSSASQLSTDSGDEDDSRGTPEPTPTAPPQRSVNMLQGCRSVDEFERLNRIDEGTYGVVYRARDKKSGDIVALKKVKMEKEKEGFPLTSLREINILLSLHHPSIIDVKEVVMGSNLDSIFMVMEYMEHDLKGLMETMKQPFSQSEVKCLMLQLLEGVKYLHDNWVLHRDLKASNLLLNNQGELKVCDFGLARQYGSPLKPYTHLVVTLWYRAPELLLGAKQYSTAIDMWSLGCIMAEFLSKEPLFNGKTEFDQLDKIFRILGTPNETIWPGFSKLPGVKVNFVKHQLPALGGSGIIYCGRNSLLHHSLDLRFSLILDLTC, from the exons ATGGCGGCTGGAAGGCATGGGGGTTATCGCGAAAACGAGTTCAGGGACCGCGAGTCCAACATTCAATTGTCAAGGAGGGATTTTGTTAAAGCCAAGGAAGGGTATGATCGAATTAGGAGTAGTAATGCTAATCTTGGCATGGAAAGGGACCGAGTTCAGGATATAAGAGATAGGGGTAGGGTTAGGCAGAAGGATATTAAAGAAAGGGAGGTGATGAATGGCGGGTATCGATCAGCTTCGAGTAGGAGTGATTCGGGCAGTAGTGGTGGTGGCGTTGGTGGGCCCAAGCGACGTGGGTTTATGACTAGGGCCATTGATAAGGAACCGGGTGAGTTGTCGAGTGAGTCTGATGACGCTTTTGACTCTGAATCACAGATGAAGGATCCCAATGATTTGCAGGTGATCGATAATGGGGTCCTGTTGCCGCCTCTAGGAAGGAAGAGGAAGTTTTCCCCTATAATTTGGGATAGAGATGACAAAGAAGTCAATAACTCGTCGAGAAGTAGGGTGTCTGTGAAAGTTAAGGCTCCTCCTCCCCCTTTTTCACCGGAGGCATACAGTCAGTCACCAAATGCTGTTCCAGATGGGGGTGCACATATATCTCCTAGTAAGAATAGTAAAGACGAGAATTTGCTGCAATCTTCATCACCAATAAACCCTCCTGTGGCACCTGGGTCTGGGGGTCATGCAGTGTCCAAGTCTCCTGTAGGATTTTCTCCTGTGTTGCCAAGCCAGCAGTGGGGTGATAATCTGGAAGAAGTGCAGCTAGAAGATGATTATATTCCAGCCCGGAACATATCATCTTCAAGATGGGCAGATGCAAAGAGCTCTCTCGTTGATGAAGctgaaattatatatgatgaagaaattcataaaaggagaaagaaaatgcCTCTTTCCGGGTCATTGGACGTCAGAGTTTGCAACAAGTCGTTGAGTCCAGAGCTGGGGGAGATCAGGAGAGAAGGCTTTGAAAGATCTCGAGTTAAATCATTTGAATCTGATGAACTTGTCACCCATGGAAGGTCTTTGAATCGGGATTATTATGCTGGCAATGATCCAGAGAAGGATGACTTAATGGAAATTGCAGATGAACacgaaaaaaattatagtagtGCTAGCCAGTTAAGTACAGATTCAGGAGATGAAGATGATTCTCGTGGGACACCAGAACCTACACCTACAGCTCCTCCACAAAGAAGTGTAAACATGCTTCAAGGGTGTAGAAGCGTTGATGAGTTTGAGAGACTTAATAGAATTGATGAGGGCACTTACGGTGTTGTATATAGAGCTAGGGATAAGAAGAGTGGGGACATTGTTGCATTGAAAAAGGtgaaaatggaaaaggaaaaagaaggttTTCCATTGACTTCTCTGAGGGAAATAAACATTCTTCTTTCTCTCCATCACCCATCGATTATAGATGTTAAAGAAGTAGTGATGGGGAGTAACCTCGATAGTATATTTATGGTGATGGAGTACATGGAGCATGATCTCAAAGGACTTATGGAGACAATGAAACAGCCATTTAGTCAGAGTGAAGTTAAATGCCTAATGCTCCAGCTTTTGGAGGGTGTTAAGTATCTTCATGATAACTGGGTGCTTCATCGGGATTTGAAGGCATCAAATCTGCTTTTGAATAACCAGGGTGAGTTGAAGGTTTGTGACTTTGGGTTGGCTCGTCAATATGGGAGTCCATTGAAACCGTATACTCATTTGGTGGTTACCCTTTGGTACAG GGCACCTGAACTTCTGTTGGGAGCAAAACAGTATTCCACAGCAATCGACATGTGGTCGTTGGGTTGCATCATGGCTGAATTCTTATCTAAAGAGCCATTGTTCAATGGGAAAACTGAGTTCGATCAACTTGACAAG ATTTTTAGGATTCTTGGGACACCAAATGAGACGATTTGGCCTGGATTTTCCAAGCTCCCTGGGGTCAAGGTCAACTTTGTCAAGCATCA GCTTCCAGCTTTAGGTGGTTCTG GTATAATCTATTGCGGAAGAAATTCCCTGCTACATCATTCACTGGATCTCCGGTTCTCTCTGATTCTGGATTTGACTTGTTGA